A region from the Panicum hallii strain FIL2 chromosome 1, PHallii_v3.1, whole genome shotgun sequence genome encodes:
- the LOC112882537 gene encoding uncharacterized protein LOC112882537, whose translation MHRQLSLSASPPRQQQQQQEDGGGDAAQAMAITVDESASHSKADRARPAREERAIHLIPLLTFLCFLLLFLCSRDPSASDMSSFAGGGGLGSGNRRLKMML comes from the exons ATGCACAGGCAGCTCAGCCTCTCGGCGAGCCCGccgaggcagcagcagcagcagcaggaggacggcggcggcgacgcggcccAGGCGATGGCGATCACCGTGGACGAGTCGGCCTCGCACTCCAAGGCCGACCGGGCGCGGCCGGCGAGGGAGGAGAGGGCCATCCACCTCATCCCGCTGCTCaccttcctctgcttcctcctgcTCTTCCTCTGCTCGCGCGACCCCTCCGCTTCCG ATATGTCGAGCttcgctggcggcggcgggctgggaTCCGGGAACCGGAGGTTGAAGATGATGCTATAG
- the LOC112877069 gene encoding uncharacterized protein LOC112877069, whose translation MVKGKEKGDGTTRERTILWDEDQTKYTLGWFIDYIKEQHAGFKIKKQHHFKCSEALNRQFNMEVTATQVERHFRHYKKNWKFIRTALSKSGNTFDTSRSMVIISESEKANLQIRARRLLSKPIKFFNEMQELFLNSSADGSLAMDANTCLNETQADEDNDYDDDICNELSSYAPPEDNLGDDSDTLPSPISGQPSMTSQVAE comes from the exons ATGGTCAAGGGGAAAGAAAAGGGTGATGGCACCACTCGAGAGAGGACCATTCTATGGGATGAGGATCAAACTAAATATACGCTCGGTTGGTTCATTGACTACATAAAGGAGCAGCATGCTGGTTTCAAGATAAAAAAACAGCATCACTTCAAGTGTTCAGAAGCATTGAATAGGCAGTTCAATATGGAGGTAACTGCTACTCAAGTTGAGAGGCATTTCAGACATTACAAGAAAAATTGGAAGTTTATTAGAACAGCATTAAGCAAGAGTGGTAACACATTTGACACCTCAAGATCCATGGTTATCATATCAGAATCAGAGAAGGCTAACCTACAG ATCAGGGCAAGAAGGCTCCTGTCCAAGCCCATCAAATTCTTCAATGAAATGCAAGAACTATTCCTTAATAGCAGTGCTGATGGTTCTCTTGCCATGGACGCCAACACTTGTCTCAATGAGACACAAGCTGATGAAGATAATGATTATGATGATGATATATGCAATGAGTTGTCCAGCTATGCTCCACCAGAAGATAATCTAGGTGATGATTCCGACACTTTACCTTCTCCTATAAGTGGCCAACCCAGCATGACATCCCAAGTGGCTGAGTAA
- the LOC112882518 gene encoding binding partner of ACD11 1-like, with protein sequence MTGTVKVHNVSLSASEQDISEFFSFSGDIVYVELQSCDERSQFAYITFGDNQGAERAMLLTGATIADMAVIITPATDYKLPASVLADLESKNVGGMESAIRKAEDIVGSMLAKGFVLGMDAVEKAKAFDEKHQLTSTATAKVASLDKTMGLSQKFNTSTIVVNEKMKEMDEKYQVAEKTKTALAAAEQTVSTASSAIMSNRYVLTGAAWVTGAYNKVATTATDVGAKAKERMVAEQEGEHRDRELEKTHLPGSYEADEKECKLQEGSGDLESLETTQQESKYQEGERQMSNVPGNTEMVKDQTKNQEGEIAVAHVQENNEIVEKEPNHHETEQCKANIPDSLLMAEQTDQEHKQPSGEFAKTHVPGSPVTIPVTMATIDGNSSKSPKKPESAQGFL encoded by the exons ATGACTGGCACAGTAAAGGTCCACAATGTCTCGCTTAGTGCATCAGAGCAAGATATTAGCGAGTTCTTTTCGTTCTCTGGTGACATAGTATATGTCGAACTGCAAAG TTGTGATGAGCGGTCACAGTTTGCCTACATCACGTTCGGAGATAATCAAGGAGCAGAGAGGGCTATGCTTCTTACG GGTGCGACTATTGCAGATATGGCTGTCATCATTACACCAGCCACTGATTACAAGCTGCCAGCATCTGTTTTAGCTGATTTAGAG TCAAAAAATGTTGGTGGCATGGAATCCGCCATTCGGAAGGCAGAGGATATTGTCGGTTCTATGCTAGCCAAAGGATTTGTTCTTGGCATGGATGCCGTTGAAAAAGCAAAGGCTTTTGATGAAAAGCATCAGCTCACATCAACTGCAACTGCCAAAGTCGCTTCCCTTGACAAAACAATGGGCCTAAGCCAGAAATTCAACACCAGTACCATAGTTGTGAATGAGAAAATGAAGGAAATGGATGAGAAATACCAGGTTGCAGAGAAGACAAAGACAGCATTAGCTGCTGCTGAACAGACTGTCTCTACTGCCAGTTCTGCTATCATGAGCAACAGGTATGTCCTTACAGGGGCAGCATGGGTAACTGGTGCCTACAACAAGGTTGCAACCACGGCAACTGATGTTGGTGCGAAGGCAAAGGAAAGGATGGTGGCCGAGCAGGAGGGAGAGCATCGAGACCGTGAACTCGAAAAGACTCATTTGCCTGGAAGCTACGAAGCGGATGAGAAAGAGTGCAAGCTTCAGGAAGGCTCTGGAGATCTAGAAAGTCTGGAAACGACTCAGCAGGAGAGCAAGTACCAGGAGGGTGAACGTCAGATGAGTAATGTGCCGGGCAACACTGAAATGGTTAAAGACCAGACGAAAAATCAGGAGGGTGAAATCGCAGTGGCCCATGTGCAAGAAAACAATGAAATAGTTGAGAAGGAGCCTAACCACCATGAGACTGAACAATGCAAGGCCAATATTCCAGACAGCCTTCTGATGGCTGAACAAACTGATCAGGAGCACAAGCAACCGAGTGGTGAGTTTGCTAAGACCCATGTCCCTGGAAGCCCTGTCACTATTCCAGTCACCATGGCCACTATTGATGGTAATTCTAGCAAAAGTCCCAAGAAGCCTGAATCTGCCCAGGGATTTCTGTAG
- the LOC112898555 gene encoding uncharacterized protein LOC112898555 produces the protein MVKGKEKDEGDGSTRERTILWDEDQTKYMLGWFIDYIKEQHAGFKIKKQHHFKCSEALNRQFNMGVTATQVERHFRHYKENWKFIRTALSKSGNTFDSSRSMVIISESEKANLQIRARRLLCKPIKFFNEMQQLFLNSSADGSLAMDANTCLDETQADEDNDYDDDICNELSSYAPPEDNLGDDSDTLPSPISGQPSMASQVAEQSSSSSGVKRLRSEGKAQKRDVRPKSRMSRVGDAITTALVEL, from the exons ATGGTCAAGGGTAAGGAAAAGGATGAAGGTGATGGCAGCACTCGAGAGAGGACCATTCTATGGGATGAGGATCAAACTAAATATATGCTCGGTTGGTTCATTGATTACATAAAGGAGCAGCATGCTGGTTTCAAGATCAAAAAACAGCATCACTTCAAGTGTTCAGAGGCATTGAATAGGCAGTTCAATATGGGGGTAACTGCTACTCAAGTTGAGAGGCATTTCAGACATTACAAGGAAAATTGGAAGTTTATTAGAACAGCATTAAGCAAGAGTGGTAACACATTTGACAGCTCAAGATCCATGGTTATCATATCAGAATCAGAGAAGGCTAACCTACAG ATCAGGGCAAGAAGGCTCCTGTGCAAGCCCATCAAATTCTTCAATGAAATGCAACAACTATTCCTTAATAGCAGTGCTGATGGTTCTCTTGCCATGGACGCTAACACTTGTCTCGATGAGACACAAGCTGATGAAGATAATGATTATGATGATGACATATGCAATGAGTTGTCCAGCTATGCTCCGCCTGAAGATAATCTAGGTGATGATTCCGACACTTTACCTTCTCCTATAAGTGGCCAACCCAGCATGGCATCCCAAGTGGCTGAGCAAAGCTCATCTAGCTCGGGAGTCAAGCGTCTAAGAAGTGAGGGAAAAGCACAGAAGAGAGATGTGAGACCAAAGAGCCGCATGTCTAGGGTAGGAGATGCAATCACAACTGCTTTAGTGGAACTT
- the LOC112882528 gene encoding uncharacterized protein LOC112882528 codes for MAKGGGGSGLIWATAEDLARNRPVVLSLYRQILRALNSPELPLGYAARLAKKAECRAIFIFGAEERSLHNIRDLLDTARHTLGLLNRGRVP; via the coding sequence ATGGCGaagggcggcggtggcagcggGCTGATCTGGGCGACGGCGGAGGATCTGGCGCGGAACCGGCCGGTGGTGCTGTCGCTGTACCGGCAGATCCTGCGGGCGCTGAATTCGCCGGAGCTGCCACTGGGGTACGCGGCGCGGCTGGCGAAGAAGGCGGAGTGCCGCGCCATCTTCATCTTCGGCGCCGAGGAGAGGTCGCTCCACAACATCAGGGACCTCCTCGACACCGCGCGCCACACTCTCGGCCTCCTCAACCGCGGCCGCGTCCCGTAG
- the LOC112887637 gene encoding protein ALP1-like: MGAMEDYLEYYYYDYNIRRRRLLICIAICVCMLWYKLQEHRFMRRPKYGSLLERDLEREKRLNRLYNGTEANCISELRMRKIIFHRLCGHLRSRGLLEDSINVSIEEQVAMFLKFVGHRWTNRSIGFEFLRSGETVSRYFNTVLDALCVLSRDIIVMRTTETHPKISTSPGRFFPYFEKCVGALDGTHIPASVPIYMQDRFRGRKHYPTQNVLAAVDFDLKFTYVLAGWEGSAHDSFVLQDALSRPSGLKIPEGHYFLADAGYAARPDILPPYRGVRYHLKEFKGTRRPENPRELFNLRHSSLRTTIERAFGILKNRFKILTSQPFFPLKTQVKIVLACCTLHNFIIDDGPDIYVYDDATWFQTLPRSNRSHGDINRDNQQWAILRDQLAQQMWDEWDQN, encoded by the exons ATGGGTGCAATGGAGGATTATCTTGAGTATTATTATTATGATTATAACATTCGAAGAAGAAGGTTACTTATTTGCATAGCCATTTGTGTTTGCATGTTGTGGTACAAGTTACAAGAACATAGGTTCATGAGGAGGCCCAAATACGGTTCTTTATTAGAAAGAGATTTGGAAAGAGAAAAAAGGTTAAACCGTTTATATAATGGAACTGAAGCCAACTGTATTAGTGAGTTGCGCATGCGTAAAATTATTTTTCACCGGTTATGTGGTCATTTAAGATCCCGTGGATTGTTAGAGGATAGTATCAATGTGTCAATTGAGGAACAAGTGGCTATGTTCTTGAAATTTGTTGGTCACAGATGGACAAATAGATCAATTGGGTTTGAGTTCTTACGCTCCGGAGAGACTGTTAGTAGATATTTTAATACTGTTTTGGATGCTTTATGTGTATTGTCTCGTGATATTATTGTCATGAGAACTACGGAAACACATCCAAAGATATCCACCAGCCCGGGAAGATTTTTCCCATACTTTGAG AAATGTGTAGGAGCATTGGATGGCACACATATACCGGCATCGGTTCCTATATATATGCAAGATAGGTTTAGGGGTAGAAAGCACTATCCAACACAAAATGTCTTAGCTGCCGTAGATTTTGACCTTAAGTTTACATATGTGCTGGCCGGATGGGAAGGATCAGCTCATGATTCCTTTGTGCTCCAAGATGCATTGTCACGGCCATCAGGCTTAAAAATTCCAGAAG GTCACTACTTTTTAGCCGATGCTGGTTATGCTGCTAGACCTGACATATTACCTCCATATCGAGGTGTCCGGTACCATCTTAAGGAGTTTAAGGGTACTAGACGACCGGAGAATCCAAGAGAATTGTTCAACCTTCGCCACTCCTCTCTTAGGACAACGATTGAGCGGGCATTTGGCATACTCAAAAACAGATTTAAGATACTTACAAGTCAACCATTCTTCCCTTTAAAAACACAAGTCAAGATAGTTTTGGCATGCTGCACTTTGCATAACTTTATAATTGATGATGGACCTGATATTTATGTTTATGATGATGCGACATGGTTTCAAACTCTTCCAAGAAGCAATCGTTCACATGGGGATATTAATAGGGACAACCAGCAATGGGCAATCCTACGTGATCAGTTAGCTCAGCAAATGTGGGATGAGTGGGATCAAAATTGA